The following are encoded in a window of Carya illinoinensis cultivar Pawnee chromosome 15, C.illinoinensisPawnee_v1, whole genome shotgun sequence genomic DNA:
- the LOC122295822 gene encoding protein SOMBRERO-like isoform X3 — protein sequence MMPGNGHKLTVPPGFRFHPTDEELLYYYLRKKVSYEAMDLDVIREVDLNKLEPWDLKERCRIGSGPQNEWYFFSHKDKKYPTGTRTNRATIAGFWKATGRAPHGRKTDWIMHEYRLDDDHTAEVQQEDGWVVCRIFEKKNNINRGFQPDHGAQEKNFTTSHMNASTSSAQVVIEPKQNHLQELYDYTLDNHGPMAHLPPLISPESAINAPFFMSPAGSLSSTMQEVECSQNCLRLTAASCGLMQQERFNNGDWSLLDKLLIASNQSLDQSKFNPSSDQLVTHEYMGTSTQKFPFQYLGCDTDILKYSK from the exons ATGATGCCAGGAAATGGACATAAATTGACGGTTCCTCCAGGTTTTCGATTCCACCCAACAGATGAGGAGCTCCTCTACTATTATCTAAGGAAGAAAGTCTCCTATGAAGCCATGGATCTTGATGTTATCAGGGAGGTGGATCTCAACAAACTTGAGCCTTGGGACCTCAAAG AGAGATGTAGAATTGGATCGGGGCCTCAGAACGAGTGGTATTTCTTCAGCCACAAGGACAAGAAATATCCAACTGGAACTCGAACAAATCGAGCAACCATAGCTGGTTTTTGGAAAGCAACGG GTCGGGCTCCTCATGGCCGAAAGACCGACTGGATTATGCATGAATACCGCCTCGATGATGATCACACTGCCGAGGTTCAG CAGGAAGATGGCTGGGTTGTCTGCCGgatttttgagaaaaagaataatattaatcgAGGTTTTCAGCCAGATCATGGTGCTCAAGAAAAAAACTTCACTACTAGTCATATGAATGCAAGTACTAGTTCAGCTCAAGTAGTCATAGAGCCAAAACAAAACCATCTACAAGAACTGTACGATTATACACTTGATAATCATGGCCCCATGGCGCATCTCCCACCGTTGATCAGTCCAGAGTCAGCTATAAATGCCCCATTTTTTATGTCACCTGCTGGCTCTTTGAGCAGTACCATGCAGGAAGTTGAGTGTTCTCAAAACTGTTTAAGGCTAACAGCAGCTAGTTGTGGACTCATGCAACAGGAGAGGTTTAATAATGGTGACTGGTCGCTCTTGGACAAGCTCCTAATTGCGTCTAATCAGAGCCTCGATCAAAGCAAATTCAACCCTTCATCTGATCAATTAGTTACTCATGAGTACATGGGCACCTCAACTCAGAAATTCCCATTTCAATACCTTGGCTGTGACACAGACATTTTGAAATATTCCAAGTAA
- the LOC122295822 gene encoding NAC domain-containing protein 76-like isoform X2, protein MMPGNGHKLTVPPGFRFHPTDEELLYYYLRKKVSYEAMDLDVIREVDLNKLEPWDLKERCRIGSGPQNEWYFFSHKDKKYPTGTRTNRATIAGFWKATGRDKAIHLSNNNNNNNNATRIGMRKTLVFYTGRAPHGRKTDWIMHEYRLDDDHTAEVQEDGWVVCRIFEKKNNINRGFQPDHGAQEKNFTTSHMNASTSSAQVVIEPKQNHLQELYDYTLDNHGPMAHLPPLISPESAINAPFFMSPAGSLSSTMQEVECSQNCLRLTAASCGLMQQERFNNGDWSLLDKLLIASNQSLDQSKFNPSSDQLVTHEYMGTSTQKFPFQYLGCDTDILKYSK, encoded by the exons ATGATGCCAGGAAATGGACATAAATTGACGGTTCCTCCAGGTTTTCGATTCCACCCAACAGATGAGGAGCTCCTCTACTATTATCTAAGGAAGAAAGTCTCCTATGAAGCCATGGATCTTGATGTTATCAGGGAGGTGGATCTCAACAAACTTGAGCCTTGGGACCTCAAAG AGAGATGTAGAATTGGATCGGGGCCTCAGAACGAGTGGTATTTCTTCAGCCACAAGGACAAGAAATATCCAACTGGAACTCGAACAAATCGAGCAACCATAGCTGGTTTTTGGAAAGCAACGGGTAGGGACAAGGCCATCCACCTcagcaataataataataataataataatgccacaaggaTTGGGATGAGGAAAACCCTTGTGTTCTACACAGGTCGGGCTCCTCATGGCCGAAAGACCGACTGGATTATGCATGAATACCGCCTCGATGATGATCACACTGCCGAGGTTCAG GAAGATGGCTGGGTTGTCTGCCGgatttttgagaaaaagaataatattaatcgAGGTTTTCAGCCAGATCATGGTGCTCAAGAAAAAAACTTCACTACTAGTCATATGAATGCAAGTACTAGTTCAGCTCAAGTAGTCATAGAGCCAAAACAAAACCATCTACAAGAACTGTACGATTATACACTTGATAATCATGGCCCCATGGCGCATCTCCCACCGTTGATCAGTCCAGAGTCAGCTATAAATGCCCCATTTTTTATGTCACCTGCTGGCTCTTTGAGCAGTACCATGCAGGAAGTTGAGTGTTCTCAAAACTGTTTAAGGCTAACAGCAGCTAGTTGTGGACTCATGCAACAGGAGAGGTTTAATAATGGTGACTGGTCGCTCTTGGACAAGCTCCTAATTGCGTCTAATCAGAGCCTCGATCAAAGCAAATTCAACCCTTCATCTGATCAATTAGTTACTCATGAGTACATGGGCACCTCAACTCAGAAATTCCCATTTCAATACCTTGGCTGTGACACAGACATTTTGAAATATTCCAAGTAA
- the LOC122295822 gene encoding NAC domain-containing protein 76-like isoform X1 yields the protein MMPGNGHKLTVPPGFRFHPTDEELLYYYLRKKVSYEAMDLDVIREVDLNKLEPWDLKERCRIGSGPQNEWYFFSHKDKKYPTGTRTNRATIAGFWKATGRDKAIHLSNNNNNNNNATRIGMRKTLVFYTGRAPHGRKTDWIMHEYRLDDDHTAEVQQEDGWVVCRIFEKKNNINRGFQPDHGAQEKNFTTSHMNASTSSAQVVIEPKQNHLQELYDYTLDNHGPMAHLPPLISPESAINAPFFMSPAGSLSSTMQEVECSQNCLRLTAASCGLMQQERFNNGDWSLLDKLLIASNQSLDQSKFNPSSDQLVTHEYMGTSTQKFPFQYLGCDTDILKYSK from the exons ATGATGCCAGGAAATGGACATAAATTGACGGTTCCTCCAGGTTTTCGATTCCACCCAACAGATGAGGAGCTCCTCTACTATTATCTAAGGAAGAAAGTCTCCTATGAAGCCATGGATCTTGATGTTATCAGGGAGGTGGATCTCAACAAACTTGAGCCTTGGGACCTCAAAG AGAGATGTAGAATTGGATCGGGGCCTCAGAACGAGTGGTATTTCTTCAGCCACAAGGACAAGAAATATCCAACTGGAACTCGAACAAATCGAGCAACCATAGCTGGTTTTTGGAAAGCAACGGGTAGGGACAAGGCCATCCACCTcagcaataataataataataataataatgccacaaggaTTGGGATGAGGAAAACCCTTGTGTTCTACACAGGTCGGGCTCCTCATGGCCGAAAGACCGACTGGATTATGCATGAATACCGCCTCGATGATGATCACACTGCCGAGGTTCAG CAGGAAGATGGCTGGGTTGTCTGCCGgatttttgagaaaaagaataatattaatcgAGGTTTTCAGCCAGATCATGGTGCTCAAGAAAAAAACTTCACTACTAGTCATATGAATGCAAGTACTAGTTCAGCTCAAGTAGTCATAGAGCCAAAACAAAACCATCTACAAGAACTGTACGATTATACACTTGATAATCATGGCCCCATGGCGCATCTCCCACCGTTGATCAGTCCAGAGTCAGCTATAAATGCCCCATTTTTTATGTCACCTGCTGGCTCTTTGAGCAGTACCATGCAGGAAGTTGAGTGTTCTCAAAACTGTTTAAGGCTAACAGCAGCTAGTTGTGGACTCATGCAACAGGAGAGGTTTAATAATGGTGACTGGTCGCTCTTGGACAAGCTCCTAATTGCGTCTAATCAGAGCCTCGATCAAAGCAAATTCAACCCTTCATCTGATCAATTAGTTACTCATGAGTACATGGGCACCTCAACTCAGAAATTCCCATTTCAATACCTTGGCTGTGACACAGACATTTTGAAATATTCCAAGTAA
- the LOC122295822 gene encoding protein SOMBRERO-like isoform X4, producing MMPGNGHKLTVPPGFRFHPTDEELLYYYLRKKVSYEAMDLDVIREVDLNKLEPWDLKERCRIGSGPQNEWYFFSHKDKKYPTGTRTNRATIAGFWKATGRAPHGRKTDWIMHEYRLDDDHTAEVQEDGWVVCRIFEKKNNINRGFQPDHGAQEKNFTTSHMNASTSSAQVVIEPKQNHLQELYDYTLDNHGPMAHLPPLISPESAINAPFFMSPAGSLSSTMQEVECSQNCLRLTAASCGLMQQERFNNGDWSLLDKLLIASNQSLDQSKFNPSSDQLVTHEYMGTSTQKFPFQYLGCDTDILKYSK from the exons ATGATGCCAGGAAATGGACATAAATTGACGGTTCCTCCAGGTTTTCGATTCCACCCAACAGATGAGGAGCTCCTCTACTATTATCTAAGGAAGAAAGTCTCCTATGAAGCCATGGATCTTGATGTTATCAGGGAGGTGGATCTCAACAAACTTGAGCCTTGGGACCTCAAAG AGAGATGTAGAATTGGATCGGGGCCTCAGAACGAGTGGTATTTCTTCAGCCACAAGGACAAGAAATATCCAACTGGAACTCGAACAAATCGAGCAACCATAGCTGGTTTTTGGAAAGCAACGG GTCGGGCTCCTCATGGCCGAAAGACCGACTGGATTATGCATGAATACCGCCTCGATGATGATCACACTGCCGAGGTTCAG GAAGATGGCTGGGTTGTCTGCCGgatttttgagaaaaagaataatattaatcgAGGTTTTCAGCCAGATCATGGTGCTCAAGAAAAAAACTTCACTACTAGTCATATGAATGCAAGTACTAGTTCAGCTCAAGTAGTCATAGAGCCAAAACAAAACCATCTACAAGAACTGTACGATTATACACTTGATAATCATGGCCCCATGGCGCATCTCCCACCGTTGATCAGTCCAGAGTCAGCTATAAATGCCCCATTTTTTATGTCACCTGCTGGCTCTTTGAGCAGTACCATGCAGGAAGTTGAGTGTTCTCAAAACTGTTTAAGGCTAACAGCAGCTAGTTGTGGACTCATGCAACAGGAGAGGTTTAATAATGGTGACTGGTCGCTCTTGGACAAGCTCCTAATTGCGTCTAATCAGAGCCTCGATCAAAGCAAATTCAACCCTTCATCTGATCAATTAGTTACTCATGAGTACATGGGCACCTCAACTCAGAAATTCCCATTTCAATACCTTGGCTGTGACACAGACATTTTGAAATATTCCAAGTAA
- the LOC122297239 gene encoding leucine-rich repeat receptor protein kinase HPCA1-like isoform X2 → MKLSTMGLEGKLEGDIGELTELTTLDLSFNRGLKGSLSPQLGKLQNLTFLILTGCNFSGDIPDELGNLSNLQFLALNTNNLTGKIPPSLGNFYKLFWLDLAENMLTGSLPISTSIAPGLDLLLEARHFHFNKNMLSGPIPAKLFSSNMKLRHILFDGNKLSGSIPPTIGLVKSLTVLRLDRNALAGSVPDLSNLTDIVELNLALNKLTGTLPDLTQMTKLNYLDLSNNSFEPSAAPTWFSTLSTLTALVMENGSLQGSIPHELFSFPQLQQVKLRNNQFSETLDMGVPEKISPQLKLVDLQNNNISFVKFGSKYHKSLILVGNPVCNDSINSLDTYCMKNQQQPKPYSPSLADCESTSCPLDQNCNPQTCECAYPYKATLSVGGSLLSELPNATVFKFLENSLSMNQSLLPGSIYIQGARFNGDDYLEVQLAFFPSTRKYFNRSEIQRIGFFMITQEYRRLPSFPQQLETYFFIADTYAFSAKGGGRTSIGTHVIIGIAFTCAILVLGLLGVGIYAVRQKKRAEKAIEFSTPFASWKSSGNDSSGAAPQLKGARRLSYVELRKCTNNFAERNEIGSGSYGKVYRGLLTDGLVVAIKRAQQGSTQRLLEFKTEIELLSRVHHKNLVGLVGFCFERGEQMLIYEFMPNGTIRDSLSGKSGVYLDWNKRLSIALGSATGLAYLHEHANPPIIHRDVKSTNILLDENLTAKVADFGLSKLVSDALNGNISTQVKGTMGYLDPEYYQTQQLTEKSDVYSFGVFMLELLTSKRPIEKGKYIVHRVRTTMNKDEEVHYGLWDMIDSSIRDTKNLIGFGQFLEITMQCIENSPEDRPTMSEVVKALETILQNDRVTSSTSDLKASRGASRGASKHPYNDPKHKMDVSSNDTFGYSSAYTVSTRVEPK, encoded by the exons AT GAAATTATCAACGATGGGCCTAGAAGGGAAGCTTGAAGGTGACATTGGGGAACTCACAGAATTGACAACATT GGACCTATCATTTAACCGTGGGCTCAAaggttctctctctccacaacttGGGAAATTGCAGAACCTAACTTTCCT AATCTTAACTGGTTGCAACTTCAGTGGTGATATTCCAGATGAATTGGGAAATCTTTCAAATCTCCAATTCTT GGCTCTCAATACAAACAACTTAACTGGAAAGATACCTCCATCTTTGGGTAACTTCTACAAACTCTTTTGGCTAGACCTCGCGGAGAATATGTTGACAGGATCTCTCCCGATATCAACATCCATAGCCCCAGGCTTGGACCTTCTTTTGGAGGCTAGACACTT CCATTTCAATAAGAACATGCTTTCAGGTCCCATTCCAGCCAAACTCTTCAGCTCTAATATGAAATTGAGACACAT ATTATTTGATGGAAATAAACTTTCTGGAAGTATCCCACCAACAATAGGACTTGTAAAAAGTCTTACAGTTCT TCGGCTTGACAGAAATGCTCTAGCAGGAAGTGTTCCAGATCTTAGCAACCTAACAGATATCGTTGAATT GAATTTAGCTCTAAATAAATTGACGGGCACTTTACCAGACTTGACTCAAATGACGAAACTcaattactt GGACCTTAGTAATAACTCATTTGAGCCATCAGCAGCTCCAACATGGTTCTCAACATTATCAACACTCACCGCTCT GGTTATGGAAAATGGGTCACTTCAAGGGTCCATACCACATGAATTGTTTAGCTTTCCACAATTACAGCAAGT GAAATTGAGAAACAATCAATTTAGTGAAACATTGGACATGGGTGTGCCAGAAAAGATCAGCCCACAACTAAAGCTTGTTGATTTACAAAACAACAACAtttcttttgtaaaatttgGCAGTAAATACCATAAATCCTTGAT ACTAGTAGGAAACCCAGTGTGTAACGACTCTATCAATAGCTTGGATACTTACTGCATGAAAAATCAACAACAACCAAAGCCCTATTCTCCTAGCCTGGCTGATTGTGAAAGTACATCATGTCCTCTTGATCAAAATTGCAACCCTCAGACTTGTGAATGTGCCTATCCATATAAAGCCACATTATCTGTTGGAGGATCACTTTTAAGTGAATTGCCCAATGCAACTGTGTTTAAATTTTTGGAAAATAGCTTGTCGATGAACCAGAGTCTCCTTCCCGGTTCAATTTATATTCAAGGTGCCAGATTCAATGGTGATGACTATCTTGAAGTGCAACTGGCATTCTTTCCCTCAACAAGAAAATACTTTAATCGATCAGAGATTCAGAGAATTGGGTTCTTCATGATTACTCAAGAATATAGGAGGCTTCCTTCTTTCCCTCAACAACTTGAAACCTATTTTTTTATTGCAGACACTTATGCTTTCTCAG CCAAAGGTGGAGGTCGAACTTCTATTGGCACTCATGTAATAATTGGGATAGCATTTACTTGTGCCATTTTGGTTCTGGGACTCCTTGGAGTAGGGATATATGCAGTTCGACAAAAGAAACGTGCAGAAAAAGCCATTGAATTTAGTACACCGTTTg CTTCTTGGAAATCAAGTGGCAATGATAGCAGTGGGGCAGCACCACAATTAAAAGGTGCAAGACGGTTATCTTATGTTGAACTCCGAAAGTGCACAAATAATTTCGCCGAGAGAAATGAGATAGGTTCTGGATCATATGGCAAG GTTTATAGAGGGTTGCTTACTGATGGACTAGTTGTTGCTATCAAAAGAGCTCAGCAAGGATCAACGCAACGTTTACTTGAGTTCAAGACTGAAATTGAATTGCTTTCCCGAGTTCATCATAAGAATCTTGTTGGCCTTGTGGGTTTTTGCTTTGAACGAGGAGAGCAGATGTTGATCTACGAATTTATGCCTAATGGAACAATTAGAGATAGCTTATcag GGAAATCTGGTGTTTATCTTGATTGGAACAAAAGACTCTCCATTGCTCTTGGTTCAGCCACAGGACTAGCTTACCTACATGAGCATGCCAATCCTCCTATTATCCATAGAGATGTTAAGTCCACGAATATTCTGTTGGATGAAAATTTGACTGCAAAGGTTGCAGATTTTGGCTTGTCTAAGCTAGTATCAGATGCTTTGAACGGCAACATTTCAACTCAAGTCAAAGGCACGATG GGTTATCTTGATCCTGAATATTACCAGACTCAACAATTAACTGAGAAGAGTGATGTTTACAGCTTTGGAGTGTTTATGCTTGAATTGCTAACATCCAAGCGACCGATTGAGAAGGGAAAGTACATTGTTCATCGGGTGAGAACAACAATGAACAAGGATGAAGAAGTGCACTATGGTTTGTGGGATATGATTGATTCATCCATTAGAGACACAAAAAATCTCATAGGGTTTGGACAATTCTTGGAAATTACTATGCAATGCATTGAAAATTCACCTGAAGACCGTCCAACAATGAGTGAAGTGGTAAAGGCCCTTGAAACAATATTACAAAACGACAGGGTGACTTCAAGCACAAGTGACCTTAAAGCTTCAAGGGGAGCTTCAAGGGGTGCTTCTAAGCATCCTTACAATGATCCTAAGCACAAAATGGATGTTAGTAGCAATGATACCTTTGGTTATAGTAGTGCATACACTGTCTCAACAAGAGTTGAACCCAAGTAG
- the LOC122297239 gene encoding leucine-rich repeat receptor protein kinase HPCA1-like isoform X1: MCRKSIGMKLQLLLLAFFLSGTHFIYSLTDPHDVTVLLALKDAWKNTPPSWEHSLDPCALPGWEGVTCNNSISNSTYRVTALKLSTMGLEGKLEGDIGELTELTTLDLSFNRGLKGSLSPQLGKLQNLTFLILTGCNFSGDIPDELGNLSNLQFLALNTNNLTGKIPPSLGNFYKLFWLDLAENMLTGSLPISTSIAPGLDLLLEARHFHFNKNMLSGPIPAKLFSSNMKLRHILFDGNKLSGSIPPTIGLVKSLTVLRLDRNALAGSVPDLSNLTDIVELNLALNKLTGTLPDLTQMTKLNYLDLSNNSFEPSAAPTWFSTLSTLTALVMENGSLQGSIPHELFSFPQLQQVKLRNNQFSETLDMGVPEKISPQLKLVDLQNNNISFVKFGSKYHKSLILVGNPVCNDSINSLDTYCMKNQQQPKPYSPSLADCESTSCPLDQNCNPQTCECAYPYKATLSVGGSLLSELPNATVFKFLENSLSMNQSLLPGSIYIQGARFNGDDYLEVQLAFFPSTRKYFNRSEIQRIGFFMITQEYRRLPSFPQQLETYFFIADTYAFSAKGGGRTSIGTHVIIGIAFTCAILVLGLLGVGIYAVRQKKRAEKAIEFSTPFASWKSSGNDSSGAAPQLKGARRLSYVELRKCTNNFAERNEIGSGSYGKVYRGLLTDGLVVAIKRAQQGSTQRLLEFKTEIELLSRVHHKNLVGLVGFCFERGEQMLIYEFMPNGTIRDSLSGKSGVYLDWNKRLSIALGSATGLAYLHEHANPPIIHRDVKSTNILLDENLTAKVADFGLSKLVSDALNGNISTQVKGTMGYLDPEYYQTQQLTEKSDVYSFGVFMLELLTSKRPIEKGKYIVHRVRTTMNKDEEVHYGLWDMIDSSIRDTKNLIGFGQFLEITMQCIENSPEDRPTMSEVVKALETILQNDRVTSSTSDLKASRGASRGASKHPYNDPKHKMDVSSNDTFGYSSAYTVSTRVEPK; this comes from the exons ATGTGCAGGAAGTCGATCGGCATGAAGTTGCAACTGCTCTTACtggctttctttctttcagGAACTCACTTCATCTACTCACTTACTGATCCTCATGATG TTACTGTACTCCTCGCGCTGAAGGACGCGTGGAAAAACACACCACCAAGTTGGGAGCATTCACTGGATCCATGTGCGTTACCCGGTTGGGAAGGAGTTACTTGCAACAATTCTATAAGCAATTCTACTTATAGGGTTACTGCCTT GAAATTATCAACGATGGGCCTAGAAGGGAAGCTTGAAGGTGACATTGGGGAACTCACAGAATTGACAACATT GGACCTATCATTTAACCGTGGGCTCAAaggttctctctctccacaacttGGGAAATTGCAGAACCTAACTTTCCT AATCTTAACTGGTTGCAACTTCAGTGGTGATATTCCAGATGAATTGGGAAATCTTTCAAATCTCCAATTCTT GGCTCTCAATACAAACAACTTAACTGGAAAGATACCTCCATCTTTGGGTAACTTCTACAAACTCTTTTGGCTAGACCTCGCGGAGAATATGTTGACAGGATCTCTCCCGATATCAACATCCATAGCCCCAGGCTTGGACCTTCTTTTGGAGGCTAGACACTT CCATTTCAATAAGAACATGCTTTCAGGTCCCATTCCAGCCAAACTCTTCAGCTCTAATATGAAATTGAGACACAT ATTATTTGATGGAAATAAACTTTCTGGAAGTATCCCACCAACAATAGGACTTGTAAAAAGTCTTACAGTTCT TCGGCTTGACAGAAATGCTCTAGCAGGAAGTGTTCCAGATCTTAGCAACCTAACAGATATCGTTGAATT GAATTTAGCTCTAAATAAATTGACGGGCACTTTACCAGACTTGACTCAAATGACGAAACTcaattactt GGACCTTAGTAATAACTCATTTGAGCCATCAGCAGCTCCAACATGGTTCTCAACATTATCAACACTCACCGCTCT GGTTATGGAAAATGGGTCACTTCAAGGGTCCATACCACATGAATTGTTTAGCTTTCCACAATTACAGCAAGT GAAATTGAGAAACAATCAATTTAGTGAAACATTGGACATGGGTGTGCCAGAAAAGATCAGCCCACAACTAAAGCTTGTTGATTTACAAAACAACAACAtttcttttgtaaaatttgGCAGTAAATACCATAAATCCTTGAT ACTAGTAGGAAACCCAGTGTGTAACGACTCTATCAATAGCTTGGATACTTACTGCATGAAAAATCAACAACAACCAAAGCCCTATTCTCCTAGCCTGGCTGATTGTGAAAGTACATCATGTCCTCTTGATCAAAATTGCAACCCTCAGACTTGTGAATGTGCCTATCCATATAAAGCCACATTATCTGTTGGAGGATCACTTTTAAGTGAATTGCCCAATGCAACTGTGTTTAAATTTTTGGAAAATAGCTTGTCGATGAACCAGAGTCTCCTTCCCGGTTCAATTTATATTCAAGGTGCCAGATTCAATGGTGATGACTATCTTGAAGTGCAACTGGCATTCTTTCCCTCAACAAGAAAATACTTTAATCGATCAGAGATTCAGAGAATTGGGTTCTTCATGATTACTCAAGAATATAGGAGGCTTCCTTCTTTCCCTCAACAACTTGAAACCTATTTTTTTATTGCAGACACTTATGCTTTCTCAG CCAAAGGTGGAGGTCGAACTTCTATTGGCACTCATGTAATAATTGGGATAGCATTTACTTGTGCCATTTTGGTTCTGGGACTCCTTGGAGTAGGGATATATGCAGTTCGACAAAAGAAACGTGCAGAAAAAGCCATTGAATTTAGTACACCGTTTg CTTCTTGGAAATCAAGTGGCAATGATAGCAGTGGGGCAGCACCACAATTAAAAGGTGCAAGACGGTTATCTTATGTTGAACTCCGAAAGTGCACAAATAATTTCGCCGAGAGAAATGAGATAGGTTCTGGATCATATGGCAAG GTTTATAGAGGGTTGCTTACTGATGGACTAGTTGTTGCTATCAAAAGAGCTCAGCAAGGATCAACGCAACGTTTACTTGAGTTCAAGACTGAAATTGAATTGCTTTCCCGAGTTCATCATAAGAATCTTGTTGGCCTTGTGGGTTTTTGCTTTGAACGAGGAGAGCAGATGTTGATCTACGAATTTATGCCTAATGGAACAATTAGAGATAGCTTATcag GGAAATCTGGTGTTTATCTTGATTGGAACAAAAGACTCTCCATTGCTCTTGGTTCAGCCACAGGACTAGCTTACCTACATGAGCATGCCAATCCTCCTATTATCCATAGAGATGTTAAGTCCACGAATATTCTGTTGGATGAAAATTTGACTGCAAAGGTTGCAGATTTTGGCTTGTCTAAGCTAGTATCAGATGCTTTGAACGGCAACATTTCAACTCAAGTCAAAGGCACGATG GGTTATCTTGATCCTGAATATTACCAGACTCAACAATTAACTGAGAAGAGTGATGTTTACAGCTTTGGAGTGTTTATGCTTGAATTGCTAACATCCAAGCGACCGATTGAGAAGGGAAAGTACATTGTTCATCGGGTGAGAACAACAATGAACAAGGATGAAGAAGTGCACTATGGTTTGTGGGATATGATTGATTCATCCATTAGAGACACAAAAAATCTCATAGGGTTTGGACAATTCTTGGAAATTACTATGCAATGCATTGAAAATTCACCTGAAGACCGTCCAACAATGAGTGAAGTGGTAAAGGCCCTTGAAACAATATTACAAAACGACAGGGTGACTTCAAGCACAAGTGACCTTAAAGCTTCAAGGGGAGCTTCAAGGGGTGCTTCTAAGCATCCTTACAATGATCCTAAGCACAAAATGGATGTTAGTAGCAATGATACCTTTGGTTATAGTAGTGCATACACTGTCTCAACAAGAGTTGAACCCAAGTAG